The Psychrobacter raelei genome contains the following window.
TCTGCCGCAAGCTTATAAAGATGGCTCGGATCTAAAGGCTCGAGAAGAGATGGGTGTGGCTGCGCACTACGGCGGTATTGCTTTTAATAAGGCCGGCTTGGGATATGTTCACGCCATCGCTCACCAGTTAGGGGCGTTCTATGGTATTCCTCATGGCCGTGCTAACGCCATCGTATTACCGCATATCTTAGAAGTTAACCGAAAGGTATCACAGCACAGATTGGCGGCCTTGGCCAAAAAAGTAGGGATTTTAGGGGCAGCTGATACCCATGCTGAAGACAGCGAGCTGACTGACCATTTGATTGCTAAAGTGAAAGCCTTAATTGCTTCTCTAAACATCGATGTCACGGTTAAAGGTATTAATCCGGCTGACTTTAAAAAGATGGCCAAAGCCGCTGCCAAAGAAGTCAGTGATACTTATGCGGTGCCAAGATATCTGACCTCAGCACAGATTATTGATATTTTAAATGACATCAAGGCCGAAAGCGACGCGCTTGCCAAATAAGCCTTAACTGCGCTTATCTGCTACTGATATGCTGGTATATAATGACATACAAAGCCCTTCACTTTTGTGAGGGGCTTTTTGTTTGGCTAACGCTTTTAGGTTATATATTTATCCCAATAAGGGTCATCGCCAATTGTTTCAATAATATAGTCAATAAGCAATCGGCAGCGCTTGGATAAAAATCTATTCTCAGGATAAACCGCATAAGCATTTAAAGTAGGTAGCTCAAAGTCTGCCATAACGGGGATAAGTTTACCCTCTGCCAAGCTTTGATAGGCAATAAAGGTGGGCATATAAGCAATACCATAGCCTTTAATTGCCATGTCTAGTAAGAAATTACCGTTATTTGCCTTAATTCTAGACTGAGTCTCAATCTTATGATGCTGTCCTGAAGCATCAATGAGATCTATTTCTCCTTGCTTACTTTGTAGCCCATATTGCAAAAATGCGTGCTGCTTTAAATCTGCAATAGTCTGTGGCATGCCCGCTCGCGCTATATAATCAGGACTGGCACACAGCACACGCCGAATCACAGTTAGCCGCTTGGCTTGATAAGAAGAGTCTTTAAGCTCACCGATACGAATGGCCATTTCATACCCCTCTTCTACCAAATCAATATGCCGGTCAGAGAAATCAAGCTCAAAGTTTAGCTGCGGATGCTGCTGTGCATAATTGTGGATAATGTCATTTAGATGCATCAGCCCAAAAGACAACGGAGCGGTCATTCGCATGGTGCCTTCTATCTGCGAAGCCACACCACTGATTTGTTCATTAAGCACCTCAATTTCACTAAGAATGCTACATGCCTGTTGGTAGTATTTCTGCCCTGCCTCAGTCACCGTAGAGCGACGGGTGGTGCGGCTAATCAGCTGTGTATTTAAGCTGGTCTCAAGCTCCTTTAAGCGGCGACTTACGGCAGACTTAGCAATGTCTAGTTGCTCCGATGCTTTAGTAATGCTGCCAGATTCCACGATACGTACGAATAATGCCATATCTTCTAATTGACCCATCTTTACTCCAAAGTCAGTATCAAAAAAATCTGCTCAATTGTATTGTTCTTTATAAAAGAACTATAATTTGCAATTATTAGGGTTTACATAAGTTTAGTCAACAATTAAAATATTGCCATTACTTAATAACATTACACAAAACTCTCTCTTTTTAAGGAATTACTTATGAACCAGCTACAAAACATCAGTGCTCCAGTTGGCCGCTTCTTATTAGTTGCGATCTTCATCTACTCAGGTATCGGTAAAATCACCGGTTATGCAGCCACACAAGGCTACATGGAAGCCATGGGCGTTCCAGGTTTTATGCTACCTTTAGTGATTATCTTAGAAGTATTGGGCGGTATTGCTATTTTATTTGGATTCAAGGCGCGTTGGATTGCTCTATTAATGGCAGGCTTTAGCATTCTATCTGCGTTAATCTTCCACCCATTTAGTGATCCTGAGCAACAAAACAACTTCTTGAAAAACTTTGCAATGGCTGGTGGTTTCTTAATGATCTTCTCACACGGTCCAGGTGCATTCTCTTTTGACGAAGGTATTGACGGTACTCGCACTCAAAAAAGTGTACGATAAGGCCAGCTTTATTTAGCGTAAAATATCCTTATTTTGAACCAAGTTTTTAATCGAGGGTGTATTGAATAGATGTTCAATACACCCTTTACTATTAGAGTAATTAACCTGTTAAAAAACCTAAGCCATAGCTTAAGTTGATGCCTACTCTATCAAGCAGCACACAAGAGTGCTTATGACTTAACCCCTGCTCAAATATAAAAAACCATAATAAAAGTAGGGATTATCATTTATTAGCAGTGGATGCAAAACGTTTAAGCTTTTAACTGAAACACAACCCAAAAGCTCATAGTCATATAGCATAATTAAATCACGGTAATAAGCTTGATACAGACCAAATTCGTGAATTTTGTATAGTTTTTATACTTCACTGAGTTGAGCCAGTAACAGGTTTATTTTTTTATCTAAAAGTATATTTATCATCCCATTGTTTAATTAATTTTTATAAAGATGGCTATAAATGGGCAGCCAGACAATAGGCTATCTGATTGATTATAAAATAATAATGATTATATTGTGGATGAGTTACATTGGGAGAATTTCATCATGGATAACACAAAAAAACTTGGCCTAATCATTGGCAGTTTGCGCAAAGACTCTATCA
Protein-coding sequences here:
- a CDS encoding DoxX family protein, translated to MNQLQNISAPVGRFLLVAIFIYSGIGKITGYAATQGYMEAMGVPGFMLPLVIILEVLGGIAILFGFKARWIALLMAGFSILSALIFHPFSDPEQQNNFLKNFAMAGGFLMIFSHGPGAFSFDEGIDGTRTQKSVR
- a CDS encoding LysR family transcriptional regulator is translated as MGQLEDMALFVRIVESGSITKASEQLDIAKSAVSRRLKELETSLNTQLISRTTRRSTVTEAGQKYYQQACSILSEIEVLNEQISGVASQIEGTMRMTAPLSFGLMHLNDIIHNYAQQHPQLNFELDFSDRHIDLVEEGYEMAIRIGELKDSSYQAKRLTVIRRVLCASPDYIARAGMPQTIADLKQHAFLQYGLQSKQGEIDLIDASGQHHKIETQSRIKANNGNFLLDMAIKGYGIAYMPTFIAYQSLAEGKLIPVMADFELPTLNAYAVYPENRFLSKRCRLLIDYIIETIGDDPYWDKYIT